GTCTACTTGTCGAAAACAGGGAATTAAGTCAAGCCGTGCACTGGAATTGTTGTTTAACGGCGAGTTGCCAGATTTTGTCATGTAAATGGAAGTATACTAATTTTCAAGCACGCTGAATAGTTACAAATTTAGATGCTATAACAGAGTTTTGAATGCGATATAGAGCCAAAATATTTTCGTGCGTCTGCAAAATATGGTTTTTCCAATTCCTCTGCAATGAAAATCTCGAAATATAGCTGAGGTGGTTTACAAATATGTTTCTATATCATCCGGTTACAATCTCAGGCATCAAGCATGCTTGCTAATGATGGCTGAGAAAGAGTGGTAATCAGATAAACATTTACCCACATGAAATGGAAAAGAGCCTAATTTATTTTGTAACGGCAATTCCAGGAAAATCGGGTTGTACGATAGCACGCATTACCTTTATTACGGGGCGGTTAAGCTGATTTAACTCTATATGGACAGTGTGGAGGTATTTGATGCAAAAGAGGAAAAAAGGGTATGAATCCCTTAAGTGGATTGCCGCATTGGTGGCCCTGACGGGTCTTATGGTATTTACAGGGTGCAGAAGCGATAACAGCCTGGAAGCGTCAGAGTCGGAAGGCAGTGCCCCGGTCCAGAAGGTGGCGGTGGTGACGATGCAGCCGCAGCAGATTACGTTGACAACGGAGCTGTCCGGCCGGACATCCCCCTATCGGGTTGCGGAAATCAGGCCGCAGGTTCAGGGTATTATTCAAAAACGGCTGTTTACCGAAGGTTCCGACGTCAAGGCCGGGGATGTGCTCTATCAGATCGATCCGGCCATGTATCAGGCGACACTGGACAATGCAGTGGCCGCTCTCTGCAAGGCCGAGGCCAATTTGCCGGCGGTTCAATCCAGAGCCGACCGCTACAGAGAACTGGCGGTTGAAAAAGCGGTCAGCCGGCAGGATTACGACGATGCCGCGGCAGCACTGAAGCAGGCGGAAGCCGAAATTCAGTATTGGAAAGCGTCGGTGAAAACCGCGCGCATCAATTTGGGATATACCCGTATCGCGGCCCCCATTTCCGGTCGCATCGGCAGGTCCAATGTGACCGAAGGCGCTGTCGTGACAGCTTATCAGGCCATGGCGCTGGCAACCATTCAACAGCTGGACCCCATCTATGTGGATGTGCCCCAATCTACCGCCGATCTGCTGAAATTAAAAGAGCGGATGCAAAACGGCCAACTGGAGAAAAAGACTCAAAGCCGGAAAAATGTTCAGCTGATCATGAAAAATCATACGACTTACCCTGTCAAAGGGACCCTTCAATTCCAGGAGGTTACAGTGGACCAGACGACCGGTTCCGTTATCCTGCGGGCGGTGTTCCCTAATCCGGATAATTTTTTACTGCCGGGCATGTATGTCCGGGCCGTGTTTCCTGAAGGAATCCATCATCAGGCCCTGCTGGTTCCCCAACAGGCTGTATCGCGGGATCGCAAGGGAAATCCGCTGGTATTTGTCGTTAATTCCGACAATATTATCGAACAGCGGATGCCGGCATTGGATCGTGTCATCGGGGATCAATGGCTGGTTGATTCAGGCTTGAATCAGGGGGATCAGGTGGTTGTCGAAGGGCTTCAGAAAATCAGGCCGGGGTCGGTGGTGGAACCTTTACCGTTTCAATCTGATTTGCAAAGCACTCACTCAAATTCGAAAATCGGGGCGTAAAAG
This genomic stretch from Desulfobacterales bacterium harbors:
- a CDS encoding efflux RND transporter periplasmic adaptor subunit → MQKRKKGYESLKWIAALVALTGLMVFTGCRSDNSLEASESEGSAPVQKVAVVTMQPQQITLTTELSGRTSPYRVAEIRPQVQGIIQKRLFTEGSDVKAGDVLYQIDPAMYQATLDNAVAALCKAEANLPAVQSRADRYRELAVEKAVSRQDYDDAAAALKQAEAEIQYWKASVKTARINLGYTRIAAPISGRIGRSNVTEGAVVTAYQAMALATIQQLDPIYVDVPQSTADLLKLKERMQNGQLEKKTQSRKNVQLIMKNHTTYPVKGTLQFQEVTVDQTTGSVILRAVFPNPDNFLLPGMYVRAVFPEGIHHQALLVPQQAVSRDRKGNPLVFVVNSDNIIEQRMPALDRVIGDQWLVDSGLNQGDQVVVEGLQKIRPGSVVEPLPFQSDLQSTHSNSKIGA